The proteins below come from a single Lonchura striata isolate bLonStr1 chromosome 10, bLonStr1.mat, whole genome shotgun sequence genomic window:
- the ECT2 gene encoding protein ECT2 isoform X2, with protein sequence MADSSTLVSETGRSLLADSSVLDSKIIETSKENVFRATVLDVEEEMPQIETRVVLVQEAGKREELLKALEEIKTPYIKTDTIEELGDSDSPEFETIFVVSDFQAPVFSSLCKADCRIIGPPVLLHCAQKGEPLPFSCRPLYCASMLNLVLCFTGFRKKDELVKLVTLVHHMGGIIRRDFSSKVTHLVANSTHGDKFRIAVSLGIPIVKAEWIYEAWEKRNEIDFCAADDDFRNQFKVPPFQDCMLSFLGFSDDEKANMEEMTEMQGGHYLPVGDERCTHLVVEESTVKDLPFEPLKKLYVVKQEWFWGSIQMDARAGESMYLFEKSESPDFKKSVSLLSLSTPNSNRKRRRLKETLAQLTRETDMSPFPPRKRPSAEHSLSIGSLLDISNTPESSTANGETPKSCARPSKNSTPLPLKQSARWQVAKELYQTESNYVDILTTIIQLFQVPLEKEGQLGGPILAPEEIKTIFGSIPDILDVHTKIKEDLEDLMINWTESKSIGDIILKYSKDLLKTYPPFVNFFEMSKETITRCEKQKPRFHAFLKINQAKPECGRQSLAELLIRPVQRLPSVALLLNDIKKHTAEENPDKITLERAIESLKEVMTHINEDKRKTEAQRQFFDVVYEVDGCPANLLSSHRSLVQRLETVALGDDLCDRGEQVTLFLFNDCLEIARKRHKVIGAFKSPHGHTRPPASLKHVVLMPLSQIKKVLDIRETEDCQKAFALVVRPPTELNNKLLSFQMTTEDPCKEDWLKMLCRHVANTICKADAENLIYIADPDSVEVNTKDMDSTLSRASRAIKKTSKKVTRAFSFSKTPKRALRRALMSHSATEGQSPSSNESFIGSRLTSTSSLAGVPSPSLVSLPSIFERRSHTLSRSTTHLI encoded by the exons AAGAAATGCCTCAAATAGAAACAAGAGTGGTTTTGGTTCAGGAAGCAGGGAAACGTGAGGAGCTTCTCAAAGCCTTGGAG GAAATTAAAACACCCTACATAAAGACAGACACGATAGAAGAGCTTGGAGATTCTGATTCCCCGGAATTTGAGACGATCTTCGTCGTGTCCGACTTCCAAGCTCCCGTCTTCAGCAGCCTCTGCAAGGCGGATTGCAGAATCATCGGGCCGCCAGTCCTGCtgcactgtgcacagaaaggaGAG CCTTTACCTTTCTCCTGCCGTCCACTGTACTGTGCAAGTATGTTGAACTTGGTACTGTGCTTTACAGGATTCAGAAAGAAAGATGAATTA GTTAAACTTGTGACCTTGGTTCATCATATGGGTGGAATTATTCGAAGGGACTTTAGCTCAAAAGTTACTCATCTGGTGGCAAACTCAACACATGGAGACAAATTCAGA ATTGCTGTAAGTCTTGGTATTCCTATCGTGAAAGCTGAGTGGATTTATGAGGCATGGGAGAAAAGGAATGAAAT TGATTTCTGTGCAGCTGATGATGATTTCAGAAACCAGTTCAAGGTTCCTCCCTTTCAGGATTGCATGTTAAGTTTCCTGGGATTCTCTGATGATGAGAAAGCTAACATGGAAGAAATGACAGAAATGCAAG GAGGACACTATTTACCAGTTGGTGATGAAAGGTGTACACACTTGGTGGTTGAAGAAAGTACAGTAAAAGATCTTCCATTTGAACCTTTGAAAAAACTTTATGTTGTAAAGCAAGAG tgGTTTTGGGGAAGCATTCAAATGGATGCCAGAGCTGGAGAGTCCATGTATTTATTTGAGAAG tCAGAGAGTCCTGACTTCAAGAAGTCGGTGTCGCTGCTTTCCCTGAGCACTCCCAACAGCAACCGCAAACGGCGCCGCTTGAAAGAGACTCTGGCTCAGCTGACCAGGGAAACAGACATGTCCCCGTTCCCTCCTCGGAAACGCCCCTCAGCTGAACATTCCCTCTCTATTGGCTCCTTGCTGGATATTTCCAACACTCCAGAGTCGAGCACTGCCAATGGAG AAACACCAAAATCCTGTGCAAGACCTTCCAAAAACTCGACTCCTCTTCCCCTCAAGCAGTCTGCAAGATGGCAGGTTGCAAAGGAATTGTATCAGACAGAAAGTAACTATGTTGATATTCTGACAACAATTATTCAG TTGTTTCAAGTTCCATTGGAGAAGGAAGGACAGCTGGGGGGACCAATCCTTGCACCGGAAGAGATCAAGACCATATTTGGCAGCATTCCAGATATTCTTGATGTGCACACTAAAATCAAG GAAGACCTGGAAGATCTTATGATAAATTGGACTGAAAGCAAAAGTATTGGTGATATCATTCTCAAATAT TCAAAAGACTTGTTGAAAACATACCCTCCGTTTGTGAATTTCTTTGAAATGAGCAAGGAGACGATTACAAGATGTGAAAAGCAGAAACCAAGGTTTCATGCCTTCCTAAAG atAAATCAAGCTAAACCTGAATGTGGTCGCCAAAGCCTTGCTGAGCTCCTTATCCGTCCTGTTCAAAGGCTGCCCAGTGTTGCCCTACTACTAAATG ataTTAAGAAACATACAGCAGAAGAGAACCCAGATAAAATAACTCTAGAGAGAGCCATTGAATCATTAAAGGAGGTGATGAC ACACATTAatgaagacaaaagaaaaacagaggcACAAAGGCAGTTCTTTGATGTTGTCTATGAAGTGGATGGATGCCCA GCCAATCTCCTGTCCTCCCACCGCAGCTTGGTGCAACGTCTGGAAACTGTAGCACTTGGGGATGACCTCTGTGACAGGGGAGAGCAGGTCACGCTCTTTCTGTTCAATGATTGCCTAGAG ATTGCGAGGAAACGGCATAAAGTTATTGGAGCTTTCAAGAGTCCCCATGGCCACACAAGGCCTCCTGCATCTCTCAAGCATGTTGTTCTCATGCCTCTCTCCCAGATCAAGAAAGTCTTGGACATCAGGGAGACAGAAG ATTGCCAGAAAGCTTTTGCCTTAGTTGTGAGGCCACCTACAGAACTCAACAACAAGCTGCTCAGTTTCCAGATGACAACTGAAGACCCTTGCAAGGAGGACTGGCTGAAGATGCTTTGTCGGCACGTGGCCAACACTATCTGTAAAGCAGATGCA GAAAATCTCATTTATATTGCTGATCCTGATTCAGTTGAAGTAAATACTAAAGATATGGACAGTACTTTAAGCAGAGCATCCAGGGCAATAAAGAAAACATCAAAAAAG GTCACAAGagccttttctttctccaaaaCCCCCAAGCGAGCGCTGCGCAGGGCTCTGATGTCTCACAGCGCCACGGAagggcagagccccagctcTAACGAAAGTTTCATCGGCAGCCGCCTGACCAGCACCTCCTCCCTCGCG
- the ECT2 gene encoding protein ECT2 isoform X1 encodes MADSSTLVSETGRSLLADSSVLDSKIIETSKENVFRATVLDVEEEMPQIETRVVLVQEAGKREELLKALETIKIMEVPVIKIKESSPDKSEEKLIKSIIHMEIKTPYIKTDTIEELGDSDSPEFETIFVVSDFQAPVFSSLCKADCRIIGPPVLLHCAQKGEPLPFSCRPLYCASMLNLVLCFTGFRKKDELVKLVTLVHHMGGIIRRDFSSKVTHLVANSTHGDKFRIAVSLGIPIVKAEWIYEAWEKRNEIDFCAADDDFRNQFKVPPFQDCMLSFLGFSDDEKANMEEMTEMQGGHYLPVGDERCTHLVVEESTVKDLPFEPLKKLYVVKQEWFWGSIQMDARAGESMYLFEKSESPDFKKSVSLLSLSTPNSNRKRRRLKETLAQLTRETDMSPFPPRKRPSAEHSLSIGSLLDISNTPESSTANGETPKSCARPSKNSTPLPLKQSARWQVAKELYQTESNYVDILTTIIQLFQVPLEKEGQLGGPILAPEEIKTIFGSIPDILDVHTKIKEDLEDLMINWTESKSIGDIILKYSKDLLKTYPPFVNFFEMSKETITRCEKQKPRFHAFLKINQAKPECGRQSLAELLIRPVQRLPSVALLLNDIKKHTAEENPDKITLERAIESLKEVMTHINEDKRKTEAQRQFFDVVYEVDGCPANLLSSHRSLVQRLETVALGDDLCDRGEQVTLFLFNDCLEIARKRHKVIGAFKSPHGHTRPPASLKHVVLMPLSQIKKVLDIRETEDCQKAFALVVRPPTELNNKLLSFQMTTEDPCKEDWLKMLCRHVANTICKADAENLIYIADPDSVEVNTKDMDSTLSRASRAIKKTSKKVTRAFSFSKTPKRALRRALMSHSATEGQSPSSNESFIGSRLTSTSSLAGVPSPSLVSLPSIFERRSHTLSRSTTHLI; translated from the exons AAGAAATGCCTCAAATAGAAACAAGAGTGGTTTTGGTTCAGGAAGCAGGGAAACGTGAGGAGCTTCTCAAAGCCTTGGAG ACCATTAAGATAATGGAAGTACCTGTTATAAAGATAAAGGAAAGTAGCCCTGataaatcagaagaaaaactaataaaaagTATTATTCATATG GAAATTAAAACACCCTACATAAAGACAGACACGATAGAAGAGCTTGGAGATTCTGATTCCCCGGAATTTGAGACGATCTTCGTCGTGTCCGACTTCCAAGCTCCCGTCTTCAGCAGCCTCTGCAAGGCGGATTGCAGAATCATCGGGCCGCCAGTCCTGCtgcactgtgcacagaaaggaGAG CCTTTACCTTTCTCCTGCCGTCCACTGTACTGTGCAAGTATGTTGAACTTGGTACTGTGCTTTACAGGATTCAGAAAGAAAGATGAATTA GTTAAACTTGTGACCTTGGTTCATCATATGGGTGGAATTATTCGAAGGGACTTTAGCTCAAAAGTTACTCATCTGGTGGCAAACTCAACACATGGAGACAAATTCAGA ATTGCTGTAAGTCTTGGTATTCCTATCGTGAAAGCTGAGTGGATTTATGAGGCATGGGAGAAAAGGAATGAAAT TGATTTCTGTGCAGCTGATGATGATTTCAGAAACCAGTTCAAGGTTCCTCCCTTTCAGGATTGCATGTTAAGTTTCCTGGGATTCTCTGATGATGAGAAAGCTAACATGGAAGAAATGACAGAAATGCAAG GAGGACACTATTTACCAGTTGGTGATGAAAGGTGTACACACTTGGTGGTTGAAGAAAGTACAGTAAAAGATCTTCCATTTGAACCTTTGAAAAAACTTTATGTTGTAAAGCAAGAG tgGTTTTGGGGAAGCATTCAAATGGATGCCAGAGCTGGAGAGTCCATGTATTTATTTGAGAAG tCAGAGAGTCCTGACTTCAAGAAGTCGGTGTCGCTGCTTTCCCTGAGCACTCCCAACAGCAACCGCAAACGGCGCCGCTTGAAAGAGACTCTGGCTCAGCTGACCAGGGAAACAGACATGTCCCCGTTCCCTCCTCGGAAACGCCCCTCAGCTGAACATTCCCTCTCTATTGGCTCCTTGCTGGATATTTCCAACACTCCAGAGTCGAGCACTGCCAATGGAG AAACACCAAAATCCTGTGCAAGACCTTCCAAAAACTCGACTCCTCTTCCCCTCAAGCAGTCTGCAAGATGGCAGGTTGCAAAGGAATTGTATCAGACAGAAAGTAACTATGTTGATATTCTGACAACAATTATTCAG TTGTTTCAAGTTCCATTGGAGAAGGAAGGACAGCTGGGGGGACCAATCCTTGCACCGGAAGAGATCAAGACCATATTTGGCAGCATTCCAGATATTCTTGATGTGCACACTAAAATCAAG GAAGACCTGGAAGATCTTATGATAAATTGGACTGAAAGCAAAAGTATTGGTGATATCATTCTCAAATAT TCAAAAGACTTGTTGAAAACATACCCTCCGTTTGTGAATTTCTTTGAAATGAGCAAGGAGACGATTACAAGATGTGAAAAGCAGAAACCAAGGTTTCATGCCTTCCTAAAG atAAATCAAGCTAAACCTGAATGTGGTCGCCAAAGCCTTGCTGAGCTCCTTATCCGTCCTGTTCAAAGGCTGCCCAGTGTTGCCCTACTACTAAATG ataTTAAGAAACATACAGCAGAAGAGAACCCAGATAAAATAACTCTAGAGAGAGCCATTGAATCATTAAAGGAGGTGATGAC ACACATTAatgaagacaaaagaaaaacagaggcACAAAGGCAGTTCTTTGATGTTGTCTATGAAGTGGATGGATGCCCA GCCAATCTCCTGTCCTCCCACCGCAGCTTGGTGCAACGTCTGGAAACTGTAGCACTTGGGGATGACCTCTGTGACAGGGGAGAGCAGGTCACGCTCTTTCTGTTCAATGATTGCCTAGAG ATTGCGAGGAAACGGCATAAAGTTATTGGAGCTTTCAAGAGTCCCCATGGCCACACAAGGCCTCCTGCATCTCTCAAGCATGTTGTTCTCATGCCTCTCTCCCAGATCAAGAAAGTCTTGGACATCAGGGAGACAGAAG ATTGCCAGAAAGCTTTTGCCTTAGTTGTGAGGCCACCTACAGAACTCAACAACAAGCTGCTCAGTTTCCAGATGACAACTGAAGACCCTTGCAAGGAGGACTGGCTGAAGATGCTTTGTCGGCACGTGGCCAACACTATCTGTAAAGCAGATGCA GAAAATCTCATTTATATTGCTGATCCTGATTCAGTTGAAGTAAATACTAAAGATATGGACAGTACTTTAAGCAGAGCATCCAGGGCAATAAAGAAAACATCAAAAAAG GTCACAAGagccttttctttctccaaaaCCCCCAAGCGAGCGCTGCGCAGGGCTCTGATGTCTCACAGCGCCACGGAagggcagagccccagctcTAACGAAAGTTTCATCGGCAGCCGCCTGACCAGCACCTCCTCCCTCGCG